The stretch of DNA GGCACAGTCGGCGGATGTGGTACTAGGGGCCGATTGCCTTTACGACCCAGCAACTGCCGCGATGCTTGCGAAGACTTGTAAACATGTGTTGGGTGAAGACGGGGTGGTGGTGATTTGTGAGCCGGAATTGGAGAGGGCCAAAGGAACGTATTCAAAGTTTCTTGAAGCGGCGAAAATGTTGGGGGCAGCATCCGCAGAAATCTTGCCGCACCCGGACTCTGACGAACCACGCTCTATTTTGCTGCGGGTGTCGTGGAAAAGTCTCTAATTTTCCAATATATCTAAAGCTACTCTGCTCTAAATTTGGTTTCATCTCTGCCACGTCTTACCGGGGACTTGTCATTTGCCATGTCCCAACCTTGGATCCCATCGCCGTTGGGTCGGACACAAAACATTTCATCATCGtcaccgtcatcgtcgtctcCTTCTCCCGCCCCGTCATCCGATGAGGGCTCTTCAGCTGCGAAATCAACCCAGTGGGCTTTGCGGAATTTTTGACGAGCGCTTCGGTGATTATCGGCGAGCAGAGCATTTCCTGCATCATCCTCGGCTGAACGTTCGTAGAGGCGGGCACCACCGCGAAGCGACGCAGCAGCACGAAGCGAGACACGATTTGACCTAAGATAATCAATTTCGCGCCCAACGGATGCAGAATAGCTGCCATCACATGCAGCACTTTCCATAATTGCGCCAAGCTTGCCGCTGCTGCGATACACTGCTTGAAGTGCATCGTCAAGTTTGCCCCGCTTTGAAGCGTTTGGTTTCACTCTCAAAGACTTCCACATACAAGTTGAAGAAAGAGATGTCAGCGAGATATTAACGGCACAGATAATATCTGTGAGCTCCGCAGCCGAGAGATGCGATAGCCTGAGTGACCGCATCGCGTTAGCCTTTCGGCTTGTCCTCTTAATCAGCAAGACGGCAGCATCAATCGCATGTACCATCAACTGGCCCGCACGCGATAATCTATTGTTCACCCCAGTATCAATTGTGCCAACATCACCGAAGTTGATGGTATCTTCGCGAGATTCACAAACTGCATGACGCACGTGAGCTGAAAGAAGACGCAGAGTCACAGAAACAGCTGTGGCTGAAGGCGATGCCGGAACGCTATCTTTTGTGGATGAGACCACATGGAGAACGTCGGCTATCACCGATATGGCAGCATCAGGCCCGTTATACGCAAATGCAAGATGGTGCGCCACCTGGAGAAGTTCAGCGCGCCTTGTGCCTTCCAAATGATAAGTTTGTGTTGCTGCCATAGAGAAGTTGTTTTCACATTGAAGCAGATGCACGAACGTGCTGAATTGAGTGCTGGTCTTCATGCCATGTGCGATTTCTTGAGCAAACATCTGTGCATCTCCTGAGGAAATTTTCGATATACCTTGGAGAGGTATCATCGCATCTGAGTTTGCGTCGACCTGACCCCACAGAGCGACTGACGCATGTGCAGTCACGATCATTGGCGTAAATGCAGATGCCGAGTCAGGAGATAGCCCAAATAGTAGTGTGGCTCCAAGTTGCAGTGCTGCCGCGGCAGGATGAAGGGCGGTGCACTCGTTAGCTCGTGCAATTACCCATTGGAGTATACTTAAACGTTTGTTCTCGAGGATGTCTGCATCATGACCACCAACAACATAGCCGGTTCCATTCTCTGCGCTCCATGAATCCAAATGAAACGCGGGGGCAGCCAAGGAGCCCAGCACCGATGATTCCAGCGAAGGAGAGGCAGGCACTTTGGCGGCAATCGTGCACAATTTGAAACATGCAGCCACGATGGTCGCACGCGTTGCGGAGGAGGTTTCTGCCCATTGACCATATCTCTGACCTGCGGAGttgctcgtcgccgctccaTTCGCACCCTGTTCCTTTTCAACTCGTGGTGCCGAAAGCCGTTCCGCCAACATCTGATAGCGATTTGTCAAATCCCCGCCTGCACTGTCCAATCGAAACCCAGTGGACGGAGAGACTGAGACATTTGGTGCGAGCCGTTCTGCGAGCTTCAGTGCCTTACTGAGGATATCTCTGCTCACCATCTCCTGAATGATGAAGCGAGGGTCAACAATCCATGATTGCGTATGCCCGAAACGAGATCGTCCAAAAGCTGCAGATACGGCAACGGCACGGGCTGCGTGAGTCAAGATACCCGCTTGCAACTGAGGTTCGACGTCGGGCACATTGGCGTGCGCGTGATTCACCACCAGGGCTGCCTGCGAATCATCCTCGGCGAAGACGCTTTCCACCGCAGAAAGCCACGTGTCCACCTGAACAGAAGGAAGTGATTCAATCGCACTTGCAAAAAGATGCGTCTCGCTTGAACTGACAGAACGGTCAGTAGTTTCGATGACAGTGTTCCTCTCGATTCCTCGATGAAGAGCTAGCATGTGAGAAAGGCGGTGAAGCAATGCTCGGTGAATATCAGGCGCAGTCAACCCTACTCTGAAGCCACCATTCCCTTCGCAACTGAAATTGTTTTCTTCCGCAACATCACGATGGTACTCCATACTCAGGCACTTCTGCAATAGGTTAGCGAGGACAGTCATCACCGCGAACCCAACCAAGTAGCCCCATTTCTCACTCGAGTCGGCGATAAGTGTTTGTGCAGGATTTCTCTCAGGAGCTCCGTGAATATGACTTTTTTCCACCGGTGGATATGACACCCCAAGCTCGATCCCACCTTGAATTGTGCGAGACCGAAAATCCATCGGATCCACGTATGCAGTTAGTACCATATCTGCGTGGAATAAAGCGACCACTGCGTTCATGGGCAGCCTCTCGCCAATCGGTATACAAACATGACTCCTGACGGAGCAAACTGGAGGTTGTCCATCTCCATGGCGGAGCCAAGTAAGGGCTTGCGCCTGTAAGCGCGGAAGCAACCATCCATCACGGATACCGATGAGATCGGAAATCGTGAGGTAAGGTACGGCAGATATGATGACAGCCGCCGCCAAAACCACTAGTTGGTGTGGAAATGTCTCCAAGGTCCCCGTGTCAGAGGACAACTTGGCAGAGGATACTGCATGCAGTGCCCAGCGCACAGAAAGCTGGACCTCCGATTGCAGAAGCGGCTGGTTCGGCGTGCTCAGGATGACGCGCAAGAGTTCCAATCCCGTGTTGCGTGATTTGATGGATCCCTGTAGTTTTCGCTCAATGATGCCACACAGCTCAGCTCGGCGTTCCTCATCAGCCGACGATGCACGTGCAAGCGCACCACCGACCGCCAGCAAGAATGGAGAAGAGTGGAAGGTATCCATCGATCCATCCAATCTCGGCGGAATCACATCTAGAAGTAGTCGCCAGGGTCCATTCGAAGCGAGCACGGCCGCGGGAGCAGCCGTCAAAGTGGCGAAGAGTACCCGGTTGGCCGCCTCTGCAATTTCCAGCTGCGCAGTttcgtcgtgcgcgccgccaaCTCTGGGGAAACGGGCGTGGGATTCCTGTAGCAGCGACTCAAGCAATCGAACGAGAGACTTAAGTCCGTACGATTGTGTGTCAGCACCGTTAGAGTCGAAATGTGGCTCCGGAGCTTCGAACCAGTCCGCATCTTCGATGCCAGCAACCAGAGGTGCGCTCTCCTCAACGAGTGACCAGGCCTGCGGCGATCGCAACCTAATCAAACCAATGACGATCGCAGGAAGTGCTTCGCACGCCCAAAGATGCAACCCAGCACCGTCGAGGGCGTTGGAGTCGATGCGATGTGTCAGACGCGAACGAGACATGAtatcggcggcgagacgagCGGCACCGTGCAAGGTTGTCGGCACGAGATTCTTGCGAGCCACCGCGCGAGCAAGCGCGACTTCGGCCTGTCGCTCCGCGGCTCTGTTCCCCACCGAGCAGCTTCTCGCCAGGAGCGTGCCGAGGATAAGAGTGGactccgcggtcgcggcgttcaCGCCCCGGTCATCACAGAAGGTCCTCAACCActccctcgagcgcgcgtcaTCCGCCAGGAGCCCGAGCAGTTGACGGGTGAATGGCGCGGTCTCGTCCATCTCTGTCCCGACCACGAGCAACCTACCGCCAGGGCGACCTGCACCGCATCCGGAGATCGACCGACTCCTATGTCCGCTTCATGCGATGCGCGTGGCGACGGTATCGCGCGCTGATCCCGCGCCGATCCAGCGAGTGCTCGGCCCTCTGGGCGAAAAGGCGCGCGAAGTAAGTGTTAGGACGCGAAGAAAATTTATTCGAGGCAAGTGCCTGCCTGCTGGGACCGGTGCTGGTCCGGCTTGAGTTGACTACCGGGTAGATTTTTCACGCAGAAGACAGCGTGACTCAACATTATTATTATGGCGAAAATAACCCAATGTTTAGGATTAAAATCTAGTCAAAAAATGTAGTCAAATTACGTGTtcccgctcgcgggcgcggtctaACAAAAAATCATAGATGCGGCCCGCATCCGTCCACAATGATTGGCTTCTTTTCTGTCATTTTCTTTTTTGTGGCTCGTTTTGGCAAAGGAAACGAATCTGTGGCTTGCTTTTTATTTTTTGAAGGGTTTGAGAACCAGGAAATTTTTCTGCCGAAAACGTGCGCGGCTTCGAACGAAGACGAACATTCCGAACTCTCAACGGCCATTTTTTTTGGTGTAGTTCCCAGCCAGATTATCATTAGACGACAACAGAATATGGAAAAATCTTCCTGGGGCGCGGCAGGACAAACAAAACCCCTAGCATTCGGGGGAAGTCACACTCttgccgcggcgcgccccaaCGCGCCTGAGCGAAGATCTGAACATGGTCGCGAAGAAGGTTGCCGACACGTCCCCGGACgtgccggcggcgaagcgtGCGAAGATTctgcccgaggacgacgggaaCGAGGGCGAAGTGGGAATCGCAGAACGCGTCGGGGGAGAAAATGGGCGGCAACCCCAGTTGGCCGTGTCGAACGCGGCAGGTTCGAACGGCCCCGAgggggcgaacgcgcccgacgagggcgcggagaagggcgaAGACATCGTCGAGAACGTCATGCGCGATGAAAATGACATCGGCGCGCAGGAACCCGAGGAACAGGACGAaaacccgcccgcgtcgccccgctcgGAGCCAgcggcgaacgcgttcgGCCCGGGGGGCTTCCAAGAGGACGCCCCCGAGGAGGGTGAGAAGCGCGTCCCgatcggcgacgcctccgcggacgccgcgggttcTCCGGTCGAGCCCGCCAAAGAACCCGAGGGTAACACGGTGGATCAGGAGCAGTCCGCCGGGGCGCAACCCGTCGTTGCTGCGAACTCggccgacgcgtcggatCCCTCGGACGCTGCGGCCCCCGACAACACGCTGAGGACGGCTCAGCACGCGATCTTGCTGCGACAGCAGGCGATCAAGTACAAGGGTTGCTGCCAGGTGGACGACTGCTTGAACCCCCGTAAGCAGCCCACGGCGAACAGTCGCATGCCCTTGACCTGCGCGGAACACAACGGGATGCTGTCGTTGACttacggcggcgaggcgagcagAGAGTGCCAGGCGTGCCGCGCCTTCCACCCGGTGTCCGCCTTTGATCGCGACAACAAGACGTGCGAGACCCGCCTGCTGCGCAAGAAGCTGAGGTACAGAGCCAAGACGCTGCAGCAGCGCGACGAACATCGCGGGCAGGTTGGGAAACAGAAGGCAAGGCGCCACGAAGCCGCGCTGCAGGCGGTAGCGGCAGCGACTGCGCAGCCTGGGGTTGGTGTGGGCCTCGGCCAGTTCAGCCACCTCCAGGGTCCTGCAGGTTTTATGCTCCCCTTCGGGGGCAAGTTCCTTGGAGTCGCGCACAAGGACGGAGGCGCTGACGCGTTGGCAGCGGCTCGCGAGAGCATCGCATCAGTAAACCCGTATGGTATGTTTCCGGGTCTCACTCATATGCCCTTTGGACAGGGTGCAGTGGAGGGTTCCgcagcagccgcggcgagtgcCTTCGCGGCAAGCTTCGGCAcgggactcggcggcgatgacaaCAAGATCGCCATTCCTCAGCCCGGAGGAATCAACCTTCAATCTCTCGCCGGTTTTCCTACCAGATCCAACCCCGCGGAACTCGCCGAGTCCtcccctgccgccgcgcaggcgtaCCTCGCGGCCTTGGTTCAGGGTAACACCGGGTTGAGTGCCCTCGCACTGCAGGGTGCTGGGCTCACGGGTGGTATCCCTGGCCTCGCTGGACTTCAGAACCCTGACGTTCTCGCGAATCTTGCTCGGCAGAATAATTTACAGGAGCAAGTCGCAGCTCTCAGGGCGAACCATATGCTCAGAATAGCGCAGGCTGCGGAGATGCAGGCATCAGTGGCAATGGCCAACTCGCGCTCAACGGGAGGAGACATTTTGAACCGCCAGAACCTTTATCCACACCTTGCGAGCGACCCCGCCCAGGCTGGGTGCAGCATCATGTGAAAATTGTTCCGTCAAATATAAACCCTTAATTGTGTAATACTTAACGTAACGGTACTAGTTGCTGTAACATGTCCTCCGGGGTCAAATTCGTGACATATCCGCGCTTGACGGTCCACCCGAACTCACCTTCCTCACCGAACAGTCGCTCGACCTCTGCCTGCACCGCGTCTGGGCCGCACGTCGAAGGGTCCAACAGATTGCACGCAACCTCGATAGTAGAGCCCATAGCATCGATCATGTGGGTCAGTGCCATCGCTTGTACGCCCGGGAGCccgcctcctcgctcgcTCAATTGCCTGGCCAGCCGCCGCGCAACTGCCAGGGCATCTGCAGCGTCTGCGTCGACCCCGCACTTCCCCAGCACAATCGGCACGTTGTAGTTGCACACCCAACGCGTGGCGCCGAGCATGAGTATTCCCGATTCAGGGGGTATTGTCGAAGGCCCATAATCCGCCTCGACTTGTCCATCTCCTACGCGGTGAGCTCCTGACCAGCCCACATCTTGAGAAGTGCGCCTGAAGTATCCGTACTTGCGCCGAAGGTCGGCGAGCTGAGTCCCCGTGGAACTGGCGAGACCGTAAAGAAGTACCGGAACCTTCAGACGATCGCCAATTCCCTCGCCGAGACATTTGGCGAGCTGCGCTGCCAAGTCGTCGGGCGCATCGCCTACAGCGTGACAGCTGATGTGATCGACCGCTCCGCACCTCGGGTGAGTCGCGGAGTGGTTCCTAAGATCTATGGTTTTCAGCGCCTGCTCGgtcagcgccagcgcgcttTGCTTCAGCGGTTCGACAGACGGGGTAGCGTGACCCGCGACGCTAGCCACGCCGACACCCAATGTAAAGCCTGTGCGGTTGTACTCGTCGTCTCTGAACACGTTCAAAACACGGGTGCCGTGCTGTTGGCAGGCCTTCTCAGCGACGGTCTGCAGGACGTTAACGGCATCGGCGTCTTTGCCCTCGGACACGTACACCACAGCCACCAGCCCTCCAGCTCTCCGTTTAAGAGCATTCGACGAAGAGGACAGTTTCATTGCCATGACGCGGGCCGCAGCAAGCGCATGGAGCGCCATCTGCTCGTGCGTGGTACGACTTTTCGAGCACaaggcgtcgacgtgccTTTGGCTAAAACTTTCTTCAACATTAAAAGTTTCCACTCATTACTCCTCAGAGTCCCACAAGCCATACGGCACGATGCACGTATGTCTCGAGAAGAACTCCCTGTTCCGCTGCGCTCGACACCGCGCGGCCATTTGCGGTAAAAGTTCGAGCCATTGCAACCTCGCCCAGCTCGAATGGGTCGAGCTGTTGTGGCGACAAGCGACTCAGGCTCCGGACCTGCGCAGCCCTTTCCAAGCTGCGCTCCTCAGCTATGCCCTCTGCCTTTACGTCTCCATCCTCGCGTGGGGATACCACCTTTATCCGAGGCTGCCAAGTTTCTTCCCACCTTTGATGTTCTTTTGGACCACCCACGGTGTGGAGTATGTCGTGAAAGCGTTCAATCACGCTCGGGTGGGCAATCAAGCTGTCGTATCCCGCCAGCTCGGCCGCAAGGTTGAGGGGCTCGTTCATCTCAGCACGGAGACACGCGGCATGTTGCGGCTTGCGTTCGGCCCAAGAAGTAATTTCCTCGGAAATTGGTTTTGTCGCCCCTCCGTTCGTCACCTCGGATACGAGGGCGAATAGCGCTGTGATGTCAAGGTTTGCCATCTTTGTCGGCGAGGGTAACTTTGGCAGATATTCTGTtttggcgtcgagggcgctgAGGACGGAGATTCCCGCGTCACTCAGGAAGCCTGCCTCAATATCTCCGAGAGTACCCGTCGCATAAACCACAATCTTTGGTGCCTTTCCGAAGCATCGACGGTTGCAAGACGCCTTCGAAACCCTCTTCATGGAAAGCGCCTGCGGGACGATGTTGCTCGAGAGGGTTTTGCTCTCCGCCTTACACTCAATCCACAGCAAACCCTCCTGTGCCACCACGTCCACCTCCACCACTTCTTCGTCCCCAAACTTTGCACCGAGAGACGGCGGCCTAGTCGCGAATCGTTTACGCACGGCCGTCACACCAGGCGCCCACTCAGCGCACTCGAGCTCCAAACTTAGCCCCCTGAGGTTGTTCTCACAGCCCTGGATGCCTCGAGCTGGGTCCGGAGAATCTAtcaggctcgcggcgaaaTCCCGCTCGCGAAGGGCGGCACGCGCGAGCTTGTCGATTCCCTCGATATCGGGCCTCATCAAGGCGAAAGACTCGATCCGCTGAACCAGCAATTCGCACCTGCTGCACAGCTCAGCTGCTGCTGACCTCGCGTCCGGCTTGCTCTCCCTGCTCCTTCGCATGGAAGAAGTCGCAACCGGGCACAGAGGAGAACGCGAGCGAGAGCCAGAGGAAAGGCCGGATCGATGCGGAGGATGCCGTACGTGTACTGCAGACATGTGCTTACCTCAAACCCTCGGCATCGCTTGCGCTTTGGTTCCGCGCCCCGCACGAGTGACTCCTGGGCTTTTTCCCGCCAAATGCAGTCTAACACTTAACTGTACCGGACATCCAGACAGCTGGACAGGACGCATGTTTTTTGGAAACCTGGTCTGGGAACATTTCTGGGAACTGCCCGAACTTTCACGCGTTCGGTTGCCTCTATTCAAGCGCAAGAGTCGCCCGGGTTTTTTAAGGTCAGCGCGTGGGACTCCCGTATTCACAGGCGCCGCGATTCTCCTCGGAGCACATCGCGCAGGGGTTCGTGTCGTTTTGGCTTCTACAAACCCCCgaacccgaacccgcgcgagcctcgacccgcgcgcgcccagTCTCGGACGTCGAATCCCTTGACCCTTCGTCTTTCCCCTAGAAAGACTAGTTTTAGACCTTTCTCGTGAGGTCGGGGCTGAGACTTTGACATGGACGCGAAGatggacgtcggcgtcgaggaccaGGGCAGCaaggcggcgccctcgccctccacAACCGCCTCAGCCCCTCCGCACTTCCTGTGCCCGGTCTCCATGGAGCTCATGAAAGATCCGGTGATGGTTGCCACCGGCCACACGTACGATAGGCCTAGTATCAAGCGCTGGTTGGAGCAGGGGCACAAGACGTGTCCGGTCACGGGCAGTCGCCTCAGAAACTTGGACCTTCTGCCCAACTTCGCGCTTCGTAGCGCTATTTCGGAGTGGGCGGCCGCGAATAACGTCAAGCTCAACGACAGGCAGCTCACGAGCGTGACTGAGAAGGCGGTTGGGGGCACCGACGGCGAGTCCGACGCGCAGACCAGCCCTCACTGCGTGCTCGAGGGGCACGAGGAGATCGTAtgggcggtggaggcgacgGATGGGCACCTGTTtagcgcctccgcggacaAGTCGATCCGCGCTTGGGACACCAAGACGCGCCGGTGCGTGCACGTGCTGGAGGAGCACACCAGGCCAGTGCTCTCGCTGGTGGTGAGTCAACTGCACGGCAAGCTCTTCTCTGGATCCTACGACTGCAGCATATGCGTGTGGGACCTCGTCACATTCAGGCGCATAAAGTCCCTGCACGGACACACGGACGCCGTACGTTCGTTGGCGGTGGCTGGGGACACGCTCTTCAGTGCCTCGTACGATTCAACCCTACGGGCGTACGACATCAACACGCTGAAGCCCCTCAAGGTGCTGGAGGGTCACACCGGCCCGGTGCGTACACTCACCGTCCTTGGCGCGCACCTGTTCTCGGGTTCGTACGATTACACCGTGAGGGTGTGGCACACGGAGACTTTGGAGCCCGTGCACGTGCTCGAGGGTCACACCGATGCGGTCAGGGCACTCGCGGCATCGCCAGTGCCTGAGCTCAAGTACATCTTCTCAGGATCGGACGACAACTCCGTCCGGGTATGGGACGCGAACACGTTCAAGTGCGTGAGCGTTTTCCAGGGCCACGAGGATAACGTGAGAGTACTGACAGCGGACAGCCGCTACCTTTACAGCGGCTCATGGGACAAGACTATCCGTGTTTGGGACACTCAGTCGCTTGAGTGTGTTCGCGTGCTGGAGGGCCACATGGAGGCTGTGTTGGCGCTCACGGTGATGCGAGGCCACCTGATTAGTGGGTCCTACGACACCACTGTCAGGTTTTGGAACACGGAAACGTTCCAGTGTGTGGGGAAGTTCGAAGgtcacgacgacgcggttcGAGTGCTCACCTCCACGGGGGAGGATGCCGAGAGCGTGTACAGCGGGTCCTACGACGGGAGCATCGGGTTCTGGTCGCTGCCCGCACCGACCTCCAACACGCGAGCACCTGCAACACGCTGAGTGGCTGGGCCACGGCCGTGCTGATGTAAAC from Micromonas commoda chromosome 3, complete sequence encodes:
- a CDS encoding predicted protein, with amino-acid sequence MTQGSRVIFCDREPLAIHCALSSAQLNGLEVHSVEDISKSSQGVAGAVLDWASPLHTLAQSADVVLGADCLYDPATAAMLAKTCKHVLGEDGVVVICEPELERAKGTYSKFLEAAKMLGAASAEILPHPDSDEPRSILLRVSWKSL
- a CDS encoding predicted protein; amino-acid sequence: MMQEMLCSPIITEALVKNSAKPTGLISQLKSPHRMTGREKETTMTVTMMKCFVSDPTAMGSKVGTWQMTSPR
- a CDS encoding predicted protein (Encodes a Squamosa-promoter-binding protein (SBP).), with the protein product MRDENDIGAQEPEEQDENPPASPRSEPAANAFGPGGFQEDAPEEGEKRVPIGDASADAAGSPVEPAKEPEGNTVDQEQSAGAQPVVAANSADASDPSDAAAPDNTLRTAQHAILLRQQAIKYKGCCQVDDCLNPRKQPTANSRMPLTCAEHNGMLSLTYGGEASRECQACRAFHPVSAFDRDNKTCETRLLRKKLRYRAKTLQQRDEHRGQVGKQKARRHEAALQAVAAATAQPGVGVGLGQFSHLQGPAGFMLPFGGKFLGVAHKDGGADALAAARESIASVNPYGMFPGLTHMPFGQGAVEGSAAAAASAFAASFGTGLGGDDNKIAIPQPGGINLQSLAGFPTRSNPAELAESSPAAAQAYLAALVQGNTGLSALALQGAGLTGGIPGLAGLQNPDVLANLARQNNLQEQVAALRANHMLRIAQAAEMQASVAMANSRSTGGDILNRQNLYPHLASDPAQAGCSIM
- a CDS encoding predicted protein, with amino-acid sequence MKLSSSSNALKRRAGGLVAVVYVSEGKDADAVNVLQTVAEKACQQHGTRVLNVFRDDEYNRTGFTLGVGVASVAGHATPSVEPLKQSALALTEQALKTIDLRNHSATHPRCGAVDHISCHAVGDAPDDLAAQLAKCLGEGIGDRLKVPVLLYGLASSTGTQLADLRRKYGYFRRTSQDVGWSGAHRVGDGQVEADYGPSTIPPESGILMLGATRWVCNYNVPIVLGKCGVDADAADALAVARRLARQLSERGGGLPGVQAMALTHMIDAMGSTIEVACNLLDPSTCGPDAVQAEVERLFGEEGEFGWTVKRGYVTNLTPEDMLQQLVPLR
- a CDS encoding predicted protein, which codes for MSAVHVRHPPHRSGLSSGSRSRSPLCPVATSSMRRSRESKPDARSAAAELCSRCELLVQRIESFALMRPDIEGIDKLARAALRERDFAASLIDSPDPARGIQGCENNLRGLSLELECAEWAPGVTAVRKRFATRPPSLGAKFGDEEVVEVDVVAQEGLLWIECKAESKTLSSNIVPQALSMKRVSKASCNRRCFGKAPKIVVYATGTLGDIEAGFLSDAGISVLSALDAKTEYLPKLPSPTKMANLDITALFALVSEVTNGGATKPISEEITSWAERKPQHAACLRAEMNEPLNLAAELAGYDSLIAHPSVIERFHDILHTVGGPKEHQRWEETWQPRIKVVSPREDGDVKAEGIAEERSLERAAQVRSLSRLSPQQLDPFELGEVAMARTFTANGRAVSSAAEQGVLLETYVHRAVWLVGL
- a CDS encoding predicted protein; the encoded protein is MVATGHTYDRPSIKRWLEQGHKTCPVTGSRLRNLDLLPNFALRSAISEWAAANNVKLNDRQLTSVTEKAVGGTDGESDAQTSPHCVLEGHEEIVWAVEATDGHLFSASADKSIRAWDTKTRRCVHVLEEHTRPVLSLVVSQLHGKLFSGSYDCSICVWDLVTFRRIKSLHGHTDAVRSLAVAGDTLFSASYDSTLRAYDINTLKPLKVLEGHTGPVRTLTVLGAHLFSGSYDYTVRVWHTETLEPVHVLEGHTDAVRALAASPVPELKYIFSGSDDNSVRVWDANTFKCVSVFQGHEDNVRVLTADSRYLYSGSWDKTIRVWDTQSLECVRVLEGHMEAVLALTVMRGHLISGSYDTTVRFWNTETFQCVGKFEGHDDAVRVLTSTGEDAESVYSGSYDGSIGFWSLPAPTSNTRAPATR